Part of the Longimicrobiales bacterium genome is shown below.
TGGCGGCGACGCCGAGCATCGCCAGCCACAGTCCGACACGCTTCACTGTGCGGCGATTTCCTCCAGCGTCCGTGGCCGGAGCTGCCACACGCCGTTCGACACCGATACCAGCACGCCACTGGCGCGGACGACGTCGCCCACCGCGAAGTCCGTCGCCGAAAACCCCACGCGCGAGTCCAGCATGATCTGCAGCGCGCCGGAACCGTCATCCACCGTCAGCAGCCAGCCACCGCCGGTGTTCGCCACCGCACTCACGGTCCCGCCGACGGTGACGTGATCCGCGTCGCGCGCATCTCCGGTTGCGGCAGCCGCGGCCGCGGTCGAGACCGAGTCCGGCTGGTCGAGACCCACGTTCGACAGCAGCACGACGACCTGGCTCCCTTCGAGGATCGGCTGGCCGAAGCGGTTGCCCACCGTGCCGAGCACACGCACGCTGTCGCCCATGAGCAGCGGCGTGTTGGGAAGCTGCTGGACGCGGATCGCGCCCGTCGCGTCGTACACGTGCACGGCGCCGTCCGAGAACGTCGCGCGCCCGTTCAGCGCGTAGCCGTGGATGTATGCGGAGCGCCCCGGCTGCAGCGCCCGCACCTCCGCGATCGAGAGCGTCGGGAACGCGGCGCTCGCGTCCGCAGCGACACGCGGCTTGAGCTGCCACTTCCCGCCGCCATCCGGCACCAGCACACCCGTCGCGCGCAGGATCGCGCCCGGCACGAACGCGGCCGTGCTGCCGAAGTTGACGTTGTCGTCGAGCACCACGTCGAGCACGCCCGAGCCGTCGTTCACCACGATCACCAGGTCGCCGTTCTGCTGCGGCTGCGTGCCCACGATCTCCGCGCGGATGCGCGCCTGGCCGGCGTCGCGTGCACCGCCCTCTGCGGTCGCCGCGACGACAGTGGACAGCGAGTCCGCCGCGGGCACGCCCGCATTCGCTCGCACGATCCAGATGCCCGGCGCATCCACCGTCACCTGGCCGTCGCGACTCGCCACCGTCCCGATCGCGCGGATGCTGTCGCCGGCCGCGATTGCCGCGGTCACACCCGTCAGCCGGATCGCGCCGCTCGCGTCCCGCAGGTGAACTGTGGAGTCGCCAAAGGTGTTCGTGGCGTTCAAAGCAAGTCCGCTCACCGCGACACGTGCACCCGCCGTCGCCGCACGCGCGTCCTCGATCGCGATCGTGTTCTCTGCATAGCCGACACGGACCACGCGCAGCGCGGTATCCGCGAACGTCACCGTCACGGTGCTCGCATCGAGACCCTGCACGGCGACCGAATCACCCAGCATGCCGCGCGATGCGACCACGCGGTAGCTTCCCACGGGGATGCGCGTCAGCAGCACGGTGCCATCCGCGCCCGTCGTTCCCGCCGCGATCGTATCACCACCCTGCGTACGCACGACGGCCGTGCGCACGCCTGCAACGGCCGCGTCCGGTGCATTGCGGTCGCCGCTGCCGTCGCGGTCGAGGTACGCCTCCATCATCACCGACCCCGTGGAGTCGTCGATCGAGACGGGGCCGTTGTCACTGCATGCAGCAGCGAACAGTGCGAGTGCTGCCAGCGCCAGCTTGCGCATTCGAGTCTACCAGTTCAGCGAGAGACCGAGCCGCAGCGTCCGGCCGGACAGCGGCCACGCCCGCGGCTTGCCGAAATCGGGGTTTGCGACGAGCGGCACGCTGACGACGTCGCCGCTCACGTCCAGCTCTGCGTCGGGGTCCACCAGGTACAGCGCGCTGTCCGGCATGCGCCGCTCCGCGTCCAGCAGGTCGAACGCCTCGACCAGCACGGACGCCGACATGCCGCTCACCGTGAACAGCCGCAGCGCCGCGCTCGCATCCAGCGTGTGCACCGGGTCCGCGCGGCACGCGTTGCGTTCCGCGAAGTCGCCGCTCGCATCGGACAGGCACGACCACTGGCCGACCAGCTCGCTCATGCCCGGCACCGACGCATCCACGAAGACTGGATCGTTGTTGGCGATGCCGTCGGCGTTCGCATCGACACCGGCACGGAAGCCGGGCGTGAACGGCAGCCCCGACTGCACGCGGTACAGGGCGGACAGCGTGAGGCCGAACGGCGCACGGGCAACGGCGCCGATCACGCCGCGGTGCGGCACGTCGAAGTCGGAAGTGTCGTCGATCCACTCGTCGAAGCCCACCGGCATGGTGCGCGTCCAGCCGCCCGCGCGTGCGCCGAACCAGTCGTCCGTCGTGCGGCTGAACGTCCAGCGCGCGAACACGTCCAGTGCGTCACCCGCCTCGTGGTCCAGCGCCAGCGTCACACCCCAGTACTTCGATTCGCCGTCCGCGCTCAGCGCAGCGACCTCGTCGTACTCTGGGAAGCGACGGCCGCTGCCCGGCTCGGCGACCAGCAGCCCGCCCTGCTTCACCAGCGTGCCGAACAGCGCGCGGCCGTACTGGTCCTGCGCGACCGGGTCGTCCGTCAGGTTGAGATCCGTGC
Proteins encoded:
- a CDS encoding OB-fold nucleic acid binding domain-containing protein, which codes for MRKLALAALALFAAACSDNGPVSIDDSTGSVMMEAYLDRDGSGDRNAPDAAVAGVRTAVVRTQGGDTIAAGTTGADGTVLLTRIPVGSYRVVASRGMLGDSVAVQGLDASTVTVTFADTALRVVRVGYAENTIAIEDARAATAGARVAVSGLALNATNTFGDSTVHLRDASGAIRLTGVTAAIAAGDSIRAIGTVASRDGQVTVDAPGIWIVRANAGVPAADSLSTVVAATAEGGARDAGQARIRAEIVGTQPQQNGDLVIVVNDGSGVLDVVLDDNVNFGSTAAFVPGAILRATGVLVPDGGGKWQLKPRVAADASAAFPTLSIAEVRALQPGRSAYIHGYALNGRATFSDGAVHVYDATGAIRVQQLPNTPLLMGDSVRVLGTVGNRFGQPILEGSQVVVLLSNVGLDQPDSVSTAAAAAATGDARDADHVTVGGTVSAVANTGGGWLLTVDDGSGALQIMLDSRVGFSATDFAVGDVVRASGVLVSVSNGVWQLRPRTLEEIAAQ